The Canis aureus isolate CA01 chromosome X, VMU_Caureus_v.1.0, whole genome shotgun sequence region ggtgtgatcctggggacccgggatcaagtcccacatggggctccctgcatggggcctgcttctccctctgcctgcctgtgtccctgcctctctctctctgtgtctctcatgaataaataagtaaaatcttaaaaaaaaaaaaagaaagaagggggatccctgggtggctcagcggtttagcacctgccttcagcccagggtgtgatcctggagtcccaggatccagtcccacatcaggctccctgcatggagcctgcttctccctctgcctgtgtctctgcttctctctctgtgtgtctctcatgaataaataaaaaaacaaaatattttaaaaaaagaaaaaagaaaaaaaaagaaaaagaaatatagccACTGAGCCAAATGGTGAACATGGTAAAAATGGGTTACAATCCAAGATTAAGGTAATCTTAAAGGCAGAGGACCAGATCTTACCCAGTTTCTTAATTGACATGGTTAAAATCTGAGCTAAGTAGAAGGAATgtgaattccttttttaaaaaaaaatttatttatttattcatgatagacagagagagagagagagagagagagagagagagaggcagagacccaggcagagggagaagcaggctccatgcagggagcccgatgcgggactcgaccccgggtctccaggatcatgccctgggctaaagggggtgctaaaccgctgagccccccccccccgggctgccccaagaatgTGAATTCCAAGGTGGTAGAGGGGTCCGGCTGGGGCCCCGGGGAGGTCTCATGAGCCGGGAAGGCCACCCTCCCCGAGGCAGGGGGGACTCACTGCAGGTGTGTGCCAGAGAGATCAGTTATCAACCAACACGACACACAAAACCACCGCTTCCAGACACAAGACTCCCACCTGCAGCCACTGCTCTTTCTCTTCAGTGGGGGGCATGGCCCGAGGAGGCTCGCGGTGGCGGCCACAGCCAAAGAGGAAACCgagagggaggtggaggcaggagggCGCGCCCGAAGCGGGGGGAGCCCACCCGGCTCCCACGGCACTGCCACCAGCCTGCCTGGGACCCCGCGCCAGGACTCGGGGACCCCGTCTCCCCTTCCACTCTTCCCTACCACCCTGCCAGTGGGGGGTGGGTCGCTTGGGCTCCTGTCCTCCTTCTTCCCACCAAGTCAGTGAAATGGGCTGATTTTGTTCACCTTCAGAGGATCTGAGGGGCCCCCAGTGTTCCTTCGGGTCACCGGCTGCCCCTGAGCCCTGGCACCCGGAGTCCCAAGAGGGATGCTCCCGCCCCCTAgccagggctctctgctcacttGGGCGCAAGCGGAAGACGCAGAGGACTGATGGAaccttctccccatccccattTCCCACTTCACCCAGAAGTGCCACCCGTGTCTCCCATCCGTCCTGGTTAGGATGAGAAGGCGACAGAACCTAAAAAGCCGGTTCGGGGGCAGACGGCAGCCTCACCAGAGGGAAGAACGTGGGTCCTTGCCTGGCCTTTAGTTCCCTGGTAGCCTCAGGACCGAGGCGCCCAGGTTCTCAGGTCACCGTCCCCCTCACGTACTCTGTACTTTCCGATTATGTTTGAGAGACCATCTAGACCTTGCAGTGTCCAATCAGGGCTGGGAACAGATGTGAGGATGGGGCCCGGAGCCCCTGGCTCAGGAACGGGGCCATGATCACACTCGTTCCCTCTCTTGAGAGACGCCAGAAGCTAGCTTTGCCTTTTCCCAGCCATGACATTTGCCCTGCCCAATGCTTGggtcccccacccctacccccggCTTGGATCCCTCAAACACTTGGGTCCTGAGTCTTGCTGAGGCACAGGATGTGTGTGAGGAGGAAGGACACAACCCCGCAAGTGCAGGGGTGAAAGGAGCTGGGGGCCAAGCCTTGACAGCGGAGTGGGATTCTTGGACAGTCGGGGAGGCCCTTCCGGAGTAGAGCCAACCAGAGGTGGGTCAACCGAGCAGCAGGACATTCAGAGCTTTGGAGGGGACCCGGCAGCCAGACGCTCCTAGCAGCCTGAGTTCTGGCTCCAGGTGCACGGGACTCCGCGGAGGGCCCTCTCAAGGTTGAAAGAGTGACTACCCAAGagtacaaagaatttaaaatgaaaaccatttgTCGATGTGCTCTTGGTTGTTGCCTACAACAAAGCGTGTACATAACCTCCTGTCAAAATACGCTGTGGTTTCTGAGATGCATTGTTTTCACTTTCCCTTCCCCTTAATCCATTTCAGAAGATGTTTAAGCTGTCTTCAAGGGCTTTATGGTTTATAAATCACCAAAATAGCTTCAACCTTATGTGTTGATGTGTTTTAATCGAAGAAGCTTTAGGATGGCCAAGAGCCAATTTTTATGACATTGTCTTTGTTCTTCacactgaagaagaaaagaagaagaagaagaagaagaagaagaagaagaagaagaagaagaagaagaagaagaaggaggaggaggaggaggaggaggaggaggaggaggaggaggaggaggaggaggaggaggaaggcatcTATTAAGTACAATAAAGCTTAAAGACGTTGTCAAATAGTTGGCTCTAGCAGCTTAAGTCTTTATTTGTGACCCTTATCGATTACAAGTCCTTTGGAAAGAATTCCTCTACTGTGTATCTACAACTAGACTTAAAGCAAAACCCTTGGCGTGTCATGCATACGTAGCATCTCCCAACTAACGCTCCGAGATTTGGGCCCACGCACGCTTATTTTCCAAAGGACCCCGACACCTCTGTTGATAATCGCTCTCAGGAAACGGAAGCCAAGTGATCAGGTCTCAAACGTTGAACTCGTGTGACTTCGTACCCAGTTGAACGCGTGCACGTCTTCAGCGCGTCTTGGTCCTCTCTCTTGCTGCCTTGGAGAACGCAAGTAGGTGCTCAAAACTGAAGCCTTCTGAGTGTTGAGGTCCGTCCACCTTGGTTtgtcctctccctgcctcctccccgcaATTTAAAAGGAATCCATGGAATGGGCACCCCTGCCTGATAACCGTAAATAAATCAATGGTCTTGGGGTCCTCCAAAGCCATCTAATGTGGACGGATCAAGTTGGCAGATAATTACAGATACATGATATTAGTTGGCAAAGCGGTCTGAGAGACCATCGCATGAGGCCGTTTTACTTTGGACACAGCACATTGCAAAGCAGATAAAAATAGGCGTTAGAGTCGCTCAGGCTGCTACATAACAAAATCTCACAAACCGGGTGACTTCCACAACAAACACCTATTTCGCCCAGTTCTGAAGGATGGAAGTCCCGGGTCAGAGCGCCAGCATCGTCCATCTGGTGAGGGTCCTCGTCCGAGCTGCAGGCTGTTGACTTCCCTCTGTATCCTCACAGGGACGTGGTGGGAACACAGCAAGCTAGGTCtcgctgtctttttttttttttttttaaagattttatttatttgttcatgagagacacagagagaggcagagacacgggcagagggagaggcgggctccctgcggggagcccgaagcaggactccatcctgggaccccgggatcacgccctgggccaaaggcagatgctcaacccctgagccaccctggcgtccctctGCTATCTTCTGATAAAGCACTGATCCCATTCCTGCAGGCTCCACCCTCGTGGCCTGATCACCCCCCCAAAGGCCACCTCCTGACACCATCCCACTGGGAGTTGGCACTTCAACATCTGAATTTGGGAGGGAACAGACGTTCAGTCCGTAACAATACTTGAGCAGGTGAATTATCATCAAAGGTAAAGAGCCTCATTTGTATAAAGGCAGATcaacttcaatttttttccatttgtaagtAGGCCAAGCCCACCAGTGGTAAGGGTGTTTCTCACTATTTCCACCAGGGACCCAGCAACAGGCCCAAGGGCAAAGAGACAGTGGCACGTAGGCAATCCTCCGTGGGGAGCCAGCTCTGGGTCTGCACAGAAAGAAGCCATCAGGTGACGAGTTGACTGGGTTTTCATTTCACAAACTCTGCTACATTTTAATGTCCTGTACGCAGGCCCCGAGCGTTTTTGACACATACCAGTAGTTCTTCTTCGGGAAGAAGTGCAATTCTTCTCAGTAGTCTGTGATTGCACGTCTATTTAATAATCACTAGAGAATTACAGGAGAGTCAGAGCCTCGTGTCCTCTCCTTGCCGCCGTCCTCCCAATAGCATCTATCCAGGAACAGAAAGGAGAGGCTCCAGTGCAAATGGAGTCACAGAGAGATAAGTAAGATGACTCGATGTATCATATAAATTCCATTTTCCAACTTCCACCAGCCTCTCTGCTATGGGCCATCCCGGGTCTTAGAGAATTTACGAACACCCTTCTAGTGAGACATCGAAGAGAAAATCTAGGCAGCCAAGCTTCTCCTTGGTGAGTCAGGCAGCCCCATTTTGCAAAGAAGGCCTAGACCGTCTCTTTGAACACCTGGCTATAGGTCACATGATTGTCTGTGGCCAGGGCATTTTTCAGACACTGCCAGAAGTATGGGTGAGCCTGTGGGTTTCTTGGCCACTCCAGGACAGAACTCTTACAGAGCCTCTTGCGGAGCTGGAGGAACTTGGATTTCTGAAGGGGCTTCTCAAGGAATATCAAGATAATGACGTCCACTTTTTCATCCATGAGCCTCTGATGGGACAAGTAAAATGCTATCTTAAAGTTCTCGGTCTTTGCATACTTGTTCGTCATCACAAACACCGTCTTTTTGCTAAGCTGTATGCTCTGGGAAAGGTTTTCCAGAACTGGCTGCCCTGGTAACCAATCCCTTTCCTCAAGACATAAATTGAAATGTTTCTCCCTTGGGTCTTCCAGCTTGGCCACCAGCTCATCCAAAACCCATTCGGTCACTGCTGGGTCTTTAGTGTCATACACAACGAAAGCATCATAGCAAGAGTCCAGTGATTTCAGACGCCGATACCCCTTTATTTTGGCCTTACAGTAATGGTAACTGTACCACACGTCCCAGAAGTAGAGGTGGTTTGCTGTTGTAATCACCATCAGAAAAAGGGCCAGCGATAGGGAAAATGAGAACAGAACCAGGTTAGTCAGATCTAACTCACAGGTATACAGATCCAGGGAGACCACACTCTGGCCCTTGTGTGCTCCTGGCCCCACACAAGTCACATCTGTGGCCAAGTAAGGAATAGTCACCTCTGTGTGGTTGACCCACCAGACAAACCACACAGCATCACAGGTGCACAGAAACCGGTTATGATGCAAAAGTAACATCTCCAGGTTGTTGAGGACATTTTCTGGAAAGCTAGTCTTCTGGATAATCTGGATTTTATTTGAGCTGAGGTCCAGATATCGCAACTGGAAAGCATCTTGTAGAAAATGCTTTGTCAGCTGCCTGATTTGATTATACTTAAGAATCAGCTTCTTGAGGCTTCTGGAACAGTTGTATAATCTCTCAGGGACAATCTTCAGCTCATTGTAGCTGAGGTCCAAAGTCTCTAGATTCTTCAGATACTGGAGTCTTTCCCAGTGAAAGGACTTGAGCCCATTTTTGACCAAGGAGAGAGTCTTTAGATTCGGAGGCATGCCATCAAACACTCCAGAAGGCAAGAAGCTCAGGGAATTTTCAGAGATGTCTAATTCCTCTAAGTTCAGCAGATTCTTGAAGAACTTTAAGTATCTGTTATCACCATCTCTCCATAAAACATCCAAATGATTTCCTCTGAATTCCAGAATTTTAAGAGACTCGCTCTCCATGGTCCTGCTGGTGGACGTAGCGATGTCATTGTTGTTCATCATCAGTTTCTTCAGAACTTTTAGGTTCTTGGTGAAGTTTAGCATGTGAGTGATTCCTTCTGATTGAAAGTAATGGCTGTTACTGCTAATATCTAGAACTTCCAGTTTGCGTAGCTCCTCAAATGCCGTCGAGTAGAGTAAATCAAGCCGGTTGTTAGAGAAGTCCAAGTATTTCAGCTCCACTAGTGGCTGAAATTCACTGCCATTGAGAGTTTGGCCAATGGTATTTCCTGACAAATTTAGGCatttgaggaaagaaagatgCTGAAAATCAGAGGACTTGATAAAAAAGATGTTGTTTCTACTTAGGTCCAGGGTCTGCCCATACATGTAACAATCTTTgttaaaaggcaagaaagaaggaGTCTCTTTGTTTTTGAACCTGCAACTCCTTGCATACTCGTCATATCTGAAATAATGTAATGTCTCAAGGACCTGAGGCGCATGACCTTCGACAGAGGTTCTGGTGCTAGAGCAGAAGCCAACTTCACCTGAATCTCCTGAAGGGGATATCTTATTCATCGAAAGGTCTATGactttcagtgttttaaattGTTCAAATATGCTGAGGTCCGCAATTTTTATGAAGTTAGTGCCGAGATCAAGAACTTCGAGATTGGTAAGGCTCTGTAACGGAGAGAGATGATGGCTGCTCAGCTCCTTAAAGACGTATCCTTTGATGCGCAACACTTTCAGGTTTTTCAGTGAAGAAAACGCGTCGGACAGATTCAGAGCTGCACGATAGACCTGAAGTTCATAATTGAAAGATAGATCCAGTTGGACAAGGTCgtgaagaagatacaaaaattTGGCATCCCCAATTTCTTTGGCCAAGAAGTTTTGGGACAGATCGAGCTCCTTgagctttttaatgtttttaaaccaTCTCTGGGGCACACGCTGAAGAGAGTTACTGTGTAGACGTAACACCTGTAATTCTGTCAATGCATCGAAAGCTGACTCATGGATCTGTAGGGGCGAATTATTTTCACAGGGTGTGCAAGGAAATGGGACATTGTAACAACGAGGGCAATTTCCACTTAGGTCGAGGATGCGCAGTTGATTGAGGTTATTAAAATCATCTTCTTGGATTTTTGCAATGGCGTTGTTATAAAGGTAGAGTTCTGTTAAAGTAGACGGCAAAGTAGTAGGGACATACGTGATGTTGTTATCTTTGAGGGAGAGCAATTTTAGATTTTTCAGACTTAGGAAAGCATCTTTTTCGatgaaaaatgaaacattacAAGGATTGCGAAAATAACAGTTTTGGCCCAAGTAGAGCCTTTCTATGTTGGTCAGTTCTGTTAGGTTATTTTTCATGATAGAGAAGATACTGTTGGCTTCGAGGCTCAGCAGCTCCAAGCTGGGAGGAAGACCCTCGGGTATTTCTAGAAGCTGGTTTCCATCCAGATAAAGGGATTTCAAATAAGTGAGGCTGCTAAAGCTTCTGGGTTTAATCTGTGGCCTCCTGGTGCACAGATGGTCTTTCGGCCCCAGTCGAACAGGTATACAGTTGCATCGGAAATCGATCTCTACCAGATAGTCCAGCTGGTGGAAGGAGGCTGGAGAGATGCCGGGTATGTGGTTAATGGTGAGGGTGAGGTTGGTGGCGTTGGAGGGAATACCTCCCGGGATTTCCGTCAGGTGCTTGTCCGTGCAGTCCACAATCACATGGGCCTTCGGAGCATCCAGGCTGACATCACAGGGCAGAGTTTTAGGAAACCATCTGGCTCCAAGGAGTTTGGAAATCAGGATTATGTTCAAAAGGATAAAGAACTGTCTCTTCAATGTCCACATTGGAAACACCTGAAAGcataagaaagaacaaatcaCCGTCATTCTAAATCATTCTAAAATATATCAAGAATCAGATTTGAAATGTTCCATTTGCTGCCTCTCTTTtgctacagtttatttatttttttaaaagattttatttatttattcatgagagacacacacacacacagaggcagagagagacacaggcagagggagaagcaggccccatgcaggaagcccgacgtgggactcgatcccgggtctccaggatcacgccctgggccgaaggcaggtgctaaaccgctgagccgcccagggatccccttttgctACAGTTTAAAAGATACAACCCAGGTCTTAATTCTCTGTtgcatctccccaccccctgacATTATGATGAACCTACTACTGAGGGTCATAATAATCAAGTTACACATTTAGCTTTTAGCACATTAGCTCTTCAGTTCCATAGATTTGAAGGTGGTAGAGGAAGCATTTTCTTACTcgcttttatttaaaatagtataacAGAAGGGTTGTCAACTAGTTGCCAAAGTCTGAAATTTGGGGATGAAggaatattaaaaggaaaatgcattGGGAAGAACAACACATTAAGTCTTTagtgctggggcgcctgggtggctcagtgggttaagaatctgcctttggctcaggtcacgatctccaggtcctgggatcaagtgccgcatcgagccccacgtcgggttccctcctcagctgggagcttgcttctccctctgctgctccccctgcttgtgctctcactctttctgtcaaataaacaaataaaatctttaaaaaaaagacttttgtgCCATTACTTTTTGCTTGCTAAGCCTGCTCTGATACATGTTACAAGAGGCCTTCATAATACTCAAACCTCTTAATATTCTAAGTAGAAAAATTAAGAGATCTATCATCCCTATTCTACGGATTAAGACCCCACCTAGCAATAACAGCTCATTTGCCCAAGGACACTCAACTGTGTCATTCCGGCACTGCCATCCTATGAGCTGGCTTTCCTCTTGGATTGTTTTTGGAAATCCAAGATGATCTGGGGAAGGAGCATTTCCCCTACACTTTTGCTTTGCATTACATAAATTTGGAAAGAAGAGAGCAGAGAGTCAGGCCATTGCCTTGGTGATTCCTGATTGATCAAAGAGGATACTCATGGGAGTGAAAGGAAGGGGAACCTATTAATAATTTCGCTAAGACTACAGGCAGAAAACCAAGACTCTCTCAGGCAAACTGGGACATATGGAAACCTACTCATAATGGTGATTCTTGGGCAACCAGGTTTAGCATGAGAGACCCCGGGACCTTGGGGAGAAAGACCTTGAAAGGTAGTATGGGGAGTACTGAAGAGCTTTGCCAGTCATCATGTTAACTTGGACTGGCCCTGCCTTAGAGGGTGGTTTAACCAGAGACTAGCCTTCAAGTTTCAAGATTTCTATCAATATTCTACTCCAGAACACTGGTTTTAGTTTAGCTGGTGCTTATCCATGGAACGATCTGGCCTGTGTCTCTACAATAGGCTTCTAGATCAATTAATGCTTTTGTTCTCCCAATGGACTGAATCAACCAATTATGTTGATATCTAAGAAACCAAATGCCTACTTCCCTTAATTCCTCCAATAGAACGTAAATAAGCAATTTTcccctcagctttttttttctctgatccaAGATGGTTCAGAAGGATCTTAAAGGACTTCTTCATACACATTTACACACCCAACCTTGTTGAGGTTAGAGGTACAACATTGTCTTTTTTCCCCGCCTCTTTCACCACCTtgtctcctcttctcctcctcatgAAAATCATTCACTGAGTCCAGTTGACATTCTTCATTGACCTTCTTGGCATCCTCCTCGCTTTGCCCATTTTAGCTGACACAATTTCAGTTGAGATTATTCACCCTTGGTCCACTCTAAAGCCTCATCTTTGTGCTCAGGCTCTCACTCTCCCAATCCACCCTAACCATTTAAACTTTCCAAACATTAATCAGATTACGTTATTCCAcaatctttaaaatgatttctctctctctttttttttttttacagaatgagCCCTAACTTTTTATCATGACATCCAAAGTCTTCCATAATTTATTCCCTATCTACTTGTCCAGGCCTTCCTAATACACTGCCCTGCCAGCTTTTCTAGTCACTAACCCAAGCCCAGTTTGTGTTCCTTACTTGCAAGTCCTTTCACCTGGACTTCTCTTTTCTATCATTTCCACCCAGCAGAATTCTGGTT contains the following coding sequences:
- the TLR7 gene encoding toll-like receptor 7 isoform X1, producing MRDTQREAGTQAEGEAGSLQGARCGTRSQDPGITPWAEGRRSTPEPPRSPQPLCSALFNQTSVFHGGRRLKMVFPMWTLKRQFFILLNIILISKLLGARWFPKTLPCDVSLDAPKAHVIVDCTDKHLTEIPGGIPSNATNLTLTINHIPGISPASFHQLDYLVEIDFRCNCIPVRLGPKDHLCTRRPQIKPRSFSSLTYLKSLYLDGNQLLEIPEGLPPSLELLSLEANSIFSIMKNNLTELTNIERLYLGQNCYFRNPCNVSFFIEKDAFLSLKNLKLLSLKDNNITYVPTTLPSTLTELYLYNNAIAKIQEDDFNNLNQLRILDLSGNCPRCYNVPFPCTPCENNSPLQIHESAFDALTELQVLRLHSNSLQRVPQRWFKNIKKLKELDLSQNFLAKEIGDAKFLYLLHDLVQLDLSFNYELQVYRAALNLSDAFSSLKNLKVLRIKGYVFKELSSHHLSPLQSLTNLEVLDLGTNFIKIADLSIFEQFKTLKVIDLSMNKISPSGDSGEVGFCSSTRTSVEGHAPQVLETLHYFRYDEYARSCRFKNKETPSFLPFNKDCYMYGQTLDLSRNNIFFIKSSDFQHLSFLKCLNLSGNTIGQTLNGSEFQPLVELKYLDFSNNRLDLLYSTAFEELRKLEVLDISSNSHYFQSEGITHMLNFTKNLKVLKKLMMNNNDIATSTSRTMESESLKILEFRGNHLDVLWRDGDNRYLKFFKNLLNLEELDISENSLSFLPSGVFDGMPPNLKTLSLVKNGLKSFHWERLQYLKNLETLDLSYNELKIVPERLYNCSRSLKKLILKYNQIRQLTKHFLQDAFQLRYLDLSSNKIQIIQKTSFPENVLNNLEMLLLHHNRFLCTCDAVWFVWWVNHTEVTIPYLATDVTCVGPGAHKGQSVVSLDLYTCELDLTNLVLFSFSLSLALFLMVITTANHLYFWDVWYSYHYCKAKIKGYRRLKSLDSCYDAFVVYDTKDPAVTEWVLDELVAKLEDPREKHFNLCLEERDWLPGQPVLENLSQSIQLSKKTVFVMTNKYAKTENFKIAFYLSHQRLMDEKVDVIILIFLEKPLQKSKFLQLRKRLCKSSVLEWPRNPQAHPYFWQCLKNALATDNHVTYSQVFKETV
- the TLR7 gene encoding toll-like receptor 7 isoform X2, whose translation is MPPKKVFPMWTLKRQFFILLNIILISKLLGARWFPKTLPCDVSLDAPKAHVIVDCTDKHLTEIPGGIPSNATNLTLTINHIPGISPASFHQLDYLVEIDFRCNCIPVRLGPKDHLCTRRPQIKPRSFSSLTYLKSLYLDGNQLLEIPEGLPPSLELLSLEANSIFSIMKNNLTELTNIERLYLGQNCYFRNPCNVSFFIEKDAFLSLKNLKLLSLKDNNITYVPTTLPSTLTELYLYNNAIAKIQEDDFNNLNQLRILDLSGNCPRCYNVPFPCTPCENNSPLQIHESAFDALTELQVLRLHSNSLQRVPQRWFKNIKKLKELDLSQNFLAKEIGDAKFLYLLHDLVQLDLSFNYELQVYRAALNLSDAFSSLKNLKVLRIKGYVFKELSSHHLSPLQSLTNLEVLDLGTNFIKIADLSIFEQFKTLKVIDLSMNKISPSGDSGEVGFCSSTRTSVEGHAPQVLETLHYFRYDEYARSCRFKNKETPSFLPFNKDCYMYGQTLDLSRNNIFFIKSSDFQHLSFLKCLNLSGNTIGQTLNGSEFQPLVELKYLDFSNNRLDLLYSTAFEELRKLEVLDISSNSHYFQSEGITHMLNFTKNLKVLKKLMMNNNDIATSTSRTMESESLKILEFRGNHLDVLWRDGDNRYLKFFKNLLNLEELDISENSLSFLPSGVFDGMPPNLKTLSLVKNGLKSFHWERLQYLKNLETLDLSYNELKIVPERLYNCSRSLKKLILKYNQIRQLTKHFLQDAFQLRYLDLSSNKIQIIQKTSFPENVLNNLEMLLLHHNRFLCTCDAVWFVWWVNHTEVTIPYLATDVTCVGPGAHKGQSVVSLDLYTCELDLTNLVLFSFSLSLALFLMVITTANHLYFWDVWYSYHYCKAKIKGYRRLKSLDSCYDAFVVYDTKDPAVTEWVLDELVAKLEDPREKHFNLCLEERDWLPGQPVLENLSQSIQLSKKTVFVMTNKYAKTENFKIAFYLSHQRLMDEKVDVIILIFLEKPLQKSKFLQLRKRLCKSSVLEWPRNPQAHPYFWQCLKNALATDNHVTYSQVFKETV